TTCCTGGTGTCGTGGATCGGCGACGTCTCCGCGGTGCTGCTGATTGCGATCCGCACCTACCGGCTGATCTTCCATCCGGAAGACATCCACGATGCCAAGATCAAGACCGCGGAGTAGCCGGTTATGAGCAGCGAGACCGTAGCCGTCATCGGCTTTGTCAGCCTGTTCGTGCTGATGCTGTTGCGCGTCCCCGTCGGCATGGCGATGGGCCTCGTCGGCATCACCGGCTTTGGCTATCTCACCGGCTTCGAGCCGGCGCTGAAACTGGTCGGCCAGACCACGATGCGCACGGTGACGGACTATTCCTTCGGCGTGATCCCGATGTTCCTGCTGATGGGCGCCTTCGTGTCCGTCTCCGGCATCAGCCGCGAGTTGTTCCGCGCCGCCAATACGTTCGTCGGCCACTGGAAGGGCGGGCTCGGCATTGCGACCATCGCCGCCTGCGGCGGCTTTGCCGCGATCTCCGGTTCGTCGGTCGCGACCGCCGCGACATTTTCCGCGGTGGCCTATCCCGAGATGCGCCGCTTCGGCTATCCGCAATCGTTCTCGACCGGCGTGATCGCGGTTGGCGGCACCCTGGGGGCGATGCTGCCGCCGTCCACGGTGCTTGCGGTCTATGGCATCATCACCCAGCAGGATATCGGCAAGCTGTTCATCGCGGGCGTCATCCCGGGCCTGCTCGCGATCCTCATGCACATGATCACGATCGGCATCATCGGGGTGACGCGGCCCGGATTCCTGCCGGCGGGGCCAAAGGCCAAATGGCACGAGCGTGTCCTGGCGCTGCGCGATGTCTGGGCGCCGTTGCTGCTGTTTCTGTTCGTGATCGGCGGCCTCTACGGCGGCTTCTTTGTCCCGACCGAAGCCGGCGCGGTCGGTGCGGTCGGCGCCTTCATCATCGGCATCCTCCGCGGCAGGCTCTCCAAGGACGGTATCCTGCAATCGCTGCTGCAGGCGACCCGCACGGCGGCCGCCGTGTTCACCGTGCTGATCGGCGCGCTCTGCTTCGGCTATTTCCTCACCATCACCCAGACGCCGCAGAACGTCACCGCCTTTTTCACCGGGCTCGGCATCGGCCCCTATGGCGTGCTGGCGCTGATCCTGCTGATGTATATTGTGCTGGGCTGCCTGATGGACGCGATGGCGATGGTGATCCTCACCGTGCCGATCGTGTTCCCGGTCGTCACCTCGCTCGGCTTCGATTCAATCTGGTTCGGCATCATCATCGTGATGACGGTCGAACTCGGCCTGATCCATCCGCCGGTCGGCATGAACGTGTTCGTGATCAAGAGCGTGATCAAGGACGTCAACATGTCGACGATCTTTGCCGGTGTGCTGCCCTTCGTGATCACCGATCTGATCCGGCTGGTGATCCTGATCTTGTTCCCGCTGCTCGCGACCTGGTTGCCGCAGCGCATGATTGGCTAGGCATGATCCGGAAACGGATCATGCAGATCAGCGAATGAGCTTACGATGGCGCCTGAAATCCAGACTCGCTACGTCTTCACGATCACCGCACGTATCGCTGACGTGACTTCC
The DNA window shown above is from Bradyrhizobium sp. ISRA464 and carries:
- a CDS encoding TRAP transporter permease, with product MSSETVAVIGFVSLFVLMLLRVPVGMAMGLVGITGFGYLTGFEPALKLVGQTTMRTVTDYSFGVIPMFLLMGAFVSVSGISRELFRAANTFVGHWKGGLGIATIAACGGFAAISGSSVATAATFSAVAYPEMRRFGYPQSFSTGVIAVGGTLGAMLPPSTVLAVYGIITQQDIGKLFIAGVIPGLLAILMHMITIGIIGVTRPGFLPAGPKAKWHERVLALRDVWAPLLLFLFVIGGLYGGFFVPTEAGAVGAVGAFIIGILRGRLSKDGILQSLLQATRTAAAVFTVLIGALCFGYFLTITQTPQNVTAFFTGLGIGPYGVLALILLMYIVLGCLMDAMAMVILTVPIVFPVVTSLGFDSIWFGIIIVMTVELGLIHPPVGMNVFVIKSVIKDVNMSTIFAGVLPFVITDLIRLVILILFPLLATWLPQRMIG